A window of the Blattabacterium cuenoti genome harbors these coding sequences:
- the pyrE gene encoding orotate phosphoribosyltransferase, whose protein sequence is MKQSILLKKKKQFFLNIYDLGIIKFGNFTLKSGIKSPIYIDFRPIASRPKLLIKLSKLLLESVPSSDFELICGVPYAALPIATALSLKTNIPLIIKRKENKGYGTKKIIEGIYKKGQNCLLIEDVITSGDSLLKTIEDLEKEGLIIKNIISVFDREQGGTNNIKKKGYKIQSLFYVQEILKILDKKNILNKKNIQMIHFFLKKKENRIFYKRISYEKKKEKIFHPIGKKLIDITLKKKTNLIISADLIQSKKILNLVQSTGDKICGIKLHADIINDFSFSFIDSIKKISKEKNFLLLEDKKLCDINSTNFLQIHYGLHKITSWADIITVHLIAGRSSINNLKIPDNIGLITISEMSSYEQLIDNNYIRKSINISLKNTKVIGTVAKRKIDDRLLLFTPGINFLKSKNYIHPNKAFKENGCDFIIVGRSIYQSDSPEKMAEKYRSIAWKAYEDEIEK, encoded by the coding sequence ATGAAACAATCTATTCTTTTAAAAAAGAAAAAACAATTTTTTCTAAATATATATGATTTAGGAATTATAAAATTTGGAAATTTTACATTAAAAAGTGGAATAAAATCTCCTATATATATAGATTTTAGACCAATAGCATCTAGGCCTAAATTATTAATAAAACTTTCAAAATTATTATTAGAATCAGTTCCATCTTCTGATTTCGAATTAATTTGTGGAGTTCCATATGCTGCATTACCTATAGCTACAGCACTTTCTTTAAAAACTAACATTCCGTTAATTATTAAAAGAAAAGAAAATAAAGGATATGGAACAAAAAAAATTATAGAAGGAATTTATAAAAAAGGACAAAATTGTCTTCTTATAGAAGATGTAATTACAAGTGGAGATAGTTTATTGAAAACCATAGAAGATTTAGAAAAAGAAGGTTTAATTATAAAAAATATAATATCAGTTTTTGATAGAGAACAAGGAGGCACAAATAATATAAAAAAAAAAGGATATAAAATACAATCATTATTTTATGTGCAAGAAATATTGAAAATTTTAGACAAAAAAAATATTTTAAATAAAAAAAATATACAAATGATTCACTTTTTTTTAAAAAAAAAAGAAAATAGGATTTTTTACAAACGAATCTCATATGAAAAAAAAAAAGAAAAAATATTTCATCCTATAGGAAAAAAACTCATAGATATAACATTGAAAAAAAAAACTAACCTTATTATATCTGCAGATTTAATTCAATCAAAAAAAATATTGAATTTAGTACAATCAACTGGAGATAAAATATGTGGAATTAAATTACATGCAGATATTATAAATGATTTTTCTTTTTCATTTATCGATTCTATTAAAAAAATATCTAAAGAAAAAAATTTTTTATTACTTGAAGATAAAAAATTGTGTGATATTAATTCAACTAATTTTCTTCAGATCCATTATGGATTACATAAAATTACATCTTGGGCAGATATAATTACGGTTCATTTAATTGCAGGACGTTCTAGTATTAATAATCTAAAAATACCTGATAATATAGGATTAATTACTATATCAGAAATGTCTTCATATGAACAATTAATAGATAATAATTACATTAGAAAATCTATAAATATTTCATTAAAAAATACAAAAGTAATTGGAACAGTAGCTAAAAGAAAAATAGATGATAGATTATTATTATTTACACCAGGAATTAATTTTTTAAAATCTAAAAATTATATACATCCTAATAAAGCATTCAAAGAAAATGGATGCGATTTTATTATAGTTGGAAGATCTATTTATCAATCTGATAGTCCAGAAAAAATGGCAGAAAAATATAGAAGTATAGCGTGGAAAGCTTATGAAGATGAAATTGAAAAATAA
- a CDS encoding MarC family protein, with the protein MKWINSLISCFMILFSIIDILGNAPIIMGFKSKGNIIDTNKVIITSLIIFISFLFLGQPMLKIIGVDVHSFSVAGSIVLFLIGLEMILGVDFHKVSENSQTSIVPIAFPLIAGPGSLTTLISLRTTYDLTIIILSLLLNMIVVYFVIDKCDFIAEKIGNNGLDVLKKIFGIVLLAFAVKIFGANAGKLV; encoded by the coding sequence ATGAAATGGATTAATTCTTTAATAAGCTGTTTTATGATATTATTCAGCATAATTGATATATTAGGAAATGCTCCTATAATCATGGGATTTAAATCAAAAGGAAACATTATAGATACTAATAAAGTGATAATTACTTCTCTAATTATATTTATTTCTTTTTTATTTTTAGGACAACCTATGTTAAAAATTATAGGTGTTGATGTTCATTCTTTTTCTGTTGCAGGATCAATAGTATTATTTTTAATAGGATTAGAAATGATTTTAGGAGTTGATTTTCATAAAGTATCAGAAAATTCACAAACATCTATAGTTCCAATAGCATTTCCCCTTATTGCAGGTCCTGGATCTTTAACTACATTAATTTCATTAAGAACTACTTATGATTTAACAATAATTATTTTATCATTATTATTAAATATGATAGTTGTTTATTTTGTTATTGATAAATGTGATTTTATTGCTGAAAAAATTGGAAATAATGGATTAGATGTACTTAAAAAAATATTTGGAATTGTTTTATTAGCTTTTGCCGTAAAAATATTTGGTGCTAATGCTGGAAAATTAGTTTAA